A single genomic interval of Solibacillus sp. FSL R7-0682 harbors:
- a CDS encoding helix-turn-helix transcriptional regulator, whose protein sequence is MYSEIVQKIVDTLEENLLTTWQLDHYATKIGYSKFYLTRQFKKETGLTIGEYIRKRRLAVSAFLLLHTDYTILDISFECQFQSQEAFTRAFKELYSMPPGKYRHMMRSLYTKEEQEMTTTNEVKGWLLTGTNPSAYTMKADHEVFHTGSKSGYLGSTRPAEEGQFGTMMQVFSAKNWIGKRMKMSCFIKTKDAMKCGAWCRIDTKNGDLLQFDNMDNRSIHGTTDWNYYFIVLDIPEESAAIHFGVLLAGSGEAWIDGIAFEEVDDSVPSTNIAGSAGELPLEPVNLGFDDL, encoded by the coding sequence ATAGTGAAATCGTTCAGAAAATCGTGGATACATTAGAGGAGAACTTATTAACAACATGGCAGTTGGATCATTACGCAACAAAAATTGGCTATTCGAAATTTTATTTGACGCGTCAGTTTAAAAAAGAAACTGGTTTAACGATTGGCGAGTATATTCGAAAAAGACGTCTGGCCGTATCTGCTTTTTTATTGCTTCATACTGATTACACAATCCTTGATATTTCGTTCGAATGTCAATTTCAATCGCAAGAAGCTTTTACACGTGCATTTAAAGAGCTATACAGCATGCCACCCGGTAAATACCGCCATATGATGCGTTCTTTATACACAAAGGAGGAACAGGAAATGACAACAACAAACGAGGTAAAAGGTTGGTTATTAACGGGGACAAACCCATCTGCTTATACAATGAAAGCCGACCACGAAGTATTCCATACAGGCTCAAAATCTGGTTATCTTGGCTCTACACGTCCTGCTGAGGAAGGGCAATTTGGTACGATGATGCAAGTATTTTCCGCTAAAAATTGGATTGGTAAGCGAATGAAAATGTCCTGCTTCATCAAAACAAAAGATGCAATGAAATGCGGGGCTTGGTGCCGAATTGATACAAAAAATGGTGATTTGTTGCAGTTTGATAATATGGACAATCGTTCCATCCATGGTACAACTGACTGGAATTATTACTTCATTGTGTTAGATATACCAGAAGAGAGCGCCGCTATTCATTTTGGAGTTTTACTTGCTGGTTCAGGTGAAGCATGGATTGATGGAATCGCCTTTGAGGAAGTGGACGATTCAGTACCATCCACTAATATAGCAGGCTCTGCTGGTGAATTACCGTTAGAGCCAGTGAATTTAGGGTTTGATGATTTATGA